From one Lotus japonicus ecotype B-129 chromosome 3, LjGifu_v1.2 genomic stretch:
- the LOC130749562 gene encoding BTB/POZ domain-containing protein POB1-like, with protein MESSSSSSCELNFTFAFNDVHYSDKLLRIEIIPDPVCASSQPKSDHYSDRVRRHRKRKGRRNFIINSARHRKRKLQKVLKGNQPDMDDGKRKRRQNFIINSARHRKRKRQNVLNGNQPDMDDGQRKRRQNFIINSARHRKRKRQKVLNGNKPDDETCVIPSSGDEVANISDSNCSAATVVRVKTLHISSPILAAKSPFFFKLFSNGMSETKQRHKTKQRHISLRIYASEETAFMELLQFMYSNTLNITTAPALLDVLMAAEKFEVSSCMRYLINSPMTPYSASLYLELPRTVDAVLPLIDAAKQYLVGRYKNITMESFQEELMALPLSGIVEILASDDLQVESEDIVYDFALNWVRQKYKCQEERRKVIHTELALLIRYPYMTRQKRKDLIIDFEKEGVFKLLLQKLENHFCILSAGKHFPLNRCCVPRAYKGVMHMSLTREDWVTMFPTGNLFSEAFPFGGRMFVLLASCSEAKHDSSDGFGLAVGMRKGCKGGSIDADFELAVMLRPTKKFATMYTSNFTFSPGNLWGSQHLFNVPWTSFIAEDSPFFIGGSLHLRAELTISRADN; from the exons AtggagtcttcttcttcttcttcttgtgaaCTCAATTTTACCTTCGCTTTCAACGATGTGCATTACTCCGATAAGCTTCTCCGTATTGAGATCATTCCCGACCCGGTTTGTGCTTCATCTCAACCCAAATCAGATCATTACTCCGACAGGGTTCGCCGCCACCGTAAGCGGAAAGGCCGCCGAAACTTCATCATCAACTCTGCTCGCCACCGTAAGAGGAAACTCCAAAAAG TTTTGAAGGGGAATCAACCTGATATGGATGATGGTAAGCGGAAACGCCGCCAAAACTTCATCATCAACTCTGCTCGCCACCGTAAGAGGAAACGCCAAAACG TTTTGAATGGGAATCAACCTGATATGGATGATGGTCAGCGGAAACGCCGCCAAAACTTCATCATCAACTCTGCTCGCCACCGTAAGAGGAAACGCCAAAAAG TTTTGAATGGGAATAAACCTGATGATGAGACTTGTGTAATCCCTTCTTCTG GCGATGAAGTTGCAAACATCAGTGATTCAAATTGCTCTGCAGCTACCGTTGTTCGAGTTAAAACACTGCATATCAGTTCTCCTATACTAGCTGCTAAGAGCCCTTTCTTTTTTAAG CTTTTCTCAAATGGGATGAGCGAGACAAAGCAAAGACATAAGACAAAGCAAAGACATATCTCCCTCAGGATTTATGCATCTG AAGAAACTGCTTTCATGGAGCTACTGCAATTTATGTATAGCAATACCTTGAATATTACGACAGCACCTGCTTTGCTGGATGTGCTTATGGCTGCTGAAAAATTTGAAGTGTCTTCATGCATGAGATACTTGATAAATTCGCCTATGACACCTTACTCTGCATCACTCTACCTGGAGCTTCCTCGCACCGTTGATGCAGTTCTACCGCTGATTGATGCGGCAAAGCAGTATCTTGTGGGTCGATACAAGAATATAACCATGGAAAG CTTTCAAGAAGAGCTTATGGCCTTGCCTCTTTCTGGAATAGTGGAAATCTTGGCTAGTGATGATCTCCAGGTTGAATCAGAAGATATTGTATATGACTTTGCATTAAATTGGGTTAGACAAAAGTACAAATGCCaggaagaaaggagaaaagTTATTCATACAGAGCTTGCGCTTTTAATTCGCTACCCTTATATGACACGCCAAAAGCGTAAGGACCTTATAATTGACTTTGAAAAAGAGGGTGTATTTAAGCTTTTACTCCAAAAACTAGAGAATCACTTTTGCATACTGTCAGCGGGAAAGCACTTTCCCCTGAACCGTTGTTGTGTGCCAAGGGCATATAAGGGTGTGATGCACATGAGTTTGACACGAGAAGATTGGGTCACCATGTTCCCAACTGGCAATTTGTTTTCTGAGGCCTTCCCTTTTGGTGGACGAATGTTTGTTCTATTAGCATCATGCTCCGAGGCGAAACATGATTCTTCCGATGGCTTTGGGTTAGCGGTGGGAATGAGGAAAGGCTGCAAAGGGGGAAGCATTGATGCAGACTTTGAACTTGCTGTAATGTTGAGGCCAACAAAGAAGTTTGCAACCATGTACACTTCCAATTTCACATTTAGCCCAGGGAACCTTTGGGGCTCTCAACACCTCTTTAATGTTCCGTGGACTTCGTTCATTGCTGAGGACAGTCCATTCTTCATCGGAGGTTCTCTCCACCTTAGGGCCGAGCTCACAATTAGCCGAGCTGATAATTAG